Proteins from a genomic interval of Nocardioides jishulii:
- a CDS encoding acyl carrier protein — protein sequence MAETPTPTTAAGITRESVLADLERILLEVVGDDLLMDGPLEMETSFSDDLQLESIEFVALAEELLNTYGEKVDFVAWMSGMELDQVVSLTAGEVVDFVVASLGADAPATGQAEA from the coding sequence ATGGCTGAGACCCCCACCCCGACCACTGCCGCTGGGATCACCAGGGAGTCCGTGCTGGCCGACCTCGAGCGCATCCTGCTCGAGGTCGTCGGTGACGACCTCCTCATGGACGGCCCCCTGGAGATGGAGACCTCGTTCAGCGACGACCTCCAGCTGGAGAGCATCGAGTTCGTCGCCCTCGCCGAGGAGCTCCTCAACACCTACGGCGAGAAGGTCGACTTCGTCGCCTGGATGTCGGGCATGGAGCTCGACCAGGTCGTCTCCCTGACCGCCGGCGAGGTCGTCGACTTCGTCGTCGCGTCCCTGGGCGCGGACGCGCCCGCGACCGGACAAGCGGAGGCGTGA